The following proteins are encoded in a genomic region of Triticum dicoccoides isolate Atlit2015 ecotype Zavitan chromosome 1B, WEW_v2.0, whole genome shotgun sequence:
- the LOC119350645 gene encoding uncharacterized protein LOC119350645, translated as MAPTPSFLFGAAPEDTPAADMSAHAMVPDLSDAVARARLRRQAASGPGRQQAASRGGALPRKTPQRGLGVAELERLRCGGVDPLRDLNAAAAAAMLEAAAANLQAQGNSVVLQHHHDYLPAFDAATGSRYYSPLLVQPPPAPPAPQPQPQAPVRYVQGMAPEQQYFMDRWDRMGGFVPAGSGHQPQLQVPAPECPSSQSTIWRPACSSASCGCLHAGQRCDLCSKMMVAMADRGTRSPATATANAPYYSIYDLAATMAMTAACKTTGQGFLAPEGRKEVREIEFFPTRVTSHGGPDESELRRTPPSSSWPSGGVGGSLDLSLRL; from the exons ATGGCGCCCACGCCCTCCTTCCTCTTCGGCGCCGCCCCGGAGGACACGCCGGCGGCTGACATGTCGGCCCATGCCATGGTGCCAGACCTCTCCGACGCGGTGGCGCGGGCGAGGCTGCGCCGGCAGGCGGCGTCCGGGCCGGGGAGGCAGCAGGCGGCCTCCCGCGGCGGGGCGCTGCCCAGGAAGACCCCGCAGCGCGGCCTCGGCGTGGCGGAGCTCGAGCGCCTGCGCTGCGGCGGCGTCGACCCGCTGCGCGACCTCAacgccgcggccgcggccgccatgctggaggccgccgccgccaacctgcAGGCGCAGGGCAACTCCGTCGTCCTGCAGCACCACCACGACTACCTGCCCGCCTTCGACGCCGCCACCGGCTCGCGCTACTACTCGCCGCTCCtggtccagccgccgcccgcccctccggcgccgcagccgcagccgcaggCTCCCGTCCGCTACGTCCAGGGCATGGCGCCCGAGCAGCAGTACTTCATGGACCGCTGGGACCGCATGGGGGGCTTCGTCCCGGCGGGCAGTGGCCACCAGCCGCAGCTCCAGGTGCCGGCGCCAGAGTGCCCTTCAAGCCAAAGCACCATCTGGCGTCCGGCGTGCTCCTCCGCCTCCTGCGGCTGCCTCCACGCGGGCCAACGCTGCGACCTCTGCTCCAAG ATGATGGTGGCCATGGCAGATAGAGGAACAAGGAGccctgccaccgccaccgccaacGCGCCATACTACTCCATCTACGATCTCGCCGCCACCATGGCCATGACCGCCGCTTGCAAG ACGACCGGACAAGGGTTCTTGGCACCGGAGGGGAGGAAGGAGGTGCGGGAGATCGAGTTCTTCCCGACGAGGGTCACCAGCCACGGCGGTCCAGACGAGTCAGAGCTGCGTAGGACGCCGCCTTCCTCCTCCTGGCCGTCCGGCGGCGTCGGTGGCTCCCTGGACCTGTCCCTGAGGCTCTAG